TGCTCTCCTGCATGGGATAGCTGGCGGGATCGAGCAGGCTGGCGCGCCAGTAGCCGTCGGCGTTCTGGAGGGCGGCGATGCGCTCGGACATCTCGCGGAACTGCGACACGAACTTCGCGCGCGCGGGGTGATCGGCGGGCATCGACTGGAGCATGCGGACGAGGCCGCCGAGCACCCAGCCGTTGCCGCGAGCCCAGAAGACCTTGGCGCCGTTCTTCTCCTTTTTCGGGAAGATCGAGCTGTCGCGGAAGTAGAGGTGCTCGCTGCGGTCGTAGAGGTAGTCGGAGGTGACCCACCACTTCGCCACGGCGAACTCGAGATACTTCGCCTCGCCCGTGACCTGCGTGAGCTTGGCCCAGGCCGGCGGCGACATGAAGAGCGCGTCGCACCACGACCAGCGGTCGGTGCGGCCGGGGTTCTGCTTCTCGTCGAAGAGCAGGTTGTCGTCCTTCTGGTGCGCGAGGATGTAGTCGAAGCGCTCGCGCATCGGTCCGATCATGCGGGCGTCCTTGGCCGCGCGGTAGAGATCGGCGTAGGTCTGGCCGACCGCGTGGTCATCGGCGTGGTAGATGCGTTCGCCGAGTTTCCAGCCGTTCCCCTCGCCCATCCTGACCATTGCCTCGCGGAAGCGCGGGCTGGGCGAAACCTCCACCAGCGCCATGGCGCCGGCGTAGAATGCGGCGTTGTGCCAGTCGGTGGATTTCCACTTCGGGGCGGGATGAGCGAGCTGCCAGTCGGCGACTCGCTCCATCACACTGAGGTTTGTTTCATTGGCGACCGCTGTGACGGCCGCGAGGGAAAGGGAGGTGTAACAGAGGAGTCGTTTCAGCATGGCTCAGTTGGCGGTAAGGGTGACGGTGACAGGGGCGCGCGCCCGCGCAGCGGCGTTGGCGACGTAATCTTTCCAGGCTTGGTAGGTGGTGAACTCGCCGGCCTTGGACCAGCCAGCGCCGGCGAAGTAGCGGAGCGACTGGCCGGCGGCGACCTTGGCGAGGATGAGCTGGTTGCGGTCGTCCTCGGCGAAGCCTTGGAACGCGTCCGAGGCTACGAGGATCGCGGTGCCAAGCGCGCCGTTGGTCTTCTGCTCGACCCATTGCGTGATCGAGCCGTCGGCCGGCGTAGGCGTCGTCGCCACCTTGGGCTCCTGGCCCTTGTCGGCCGGCGTCTTGTTCAGGCCGATGCCGACGACGATCTCCTTCGCGCCGGTGATCTGGAAGGTGCTGTCGATCTGGTCGAGGTTGTGGCCGGCATCGACGGTGAAGCGCTTCGCCTCGGAGACCATCACGCCATTCGCCATCCACGTTTCGTAGGTGAGTTCGAAGATCGCGCGAACGGGTCCGTTGGCGATGACCTTCCACGCTTTGTAGTTTCGGCCGACCCACAACGCCTTGCCGTCCCACACGCCGAGGCCGCCGCAGCCGCGCGACGGGCCGACGTTATACATGTCCATGCCCTCGCCCTCGTCCTTGTGGTAGTGGTCGTGACCCTTGTTATACCAGCGGTCGACGATCGGGTAGCTGACGCGCTTGCACCAGATGTCGAGGCCGTTGGTGACGAGCACTTCCTTGCCGGTGCCGTTCGCGGGCTCCGCGAGCGCGGGGCCGTAGGTGCGGTGGCCGATCTTGTCGTTTTCCCAGGCGAAGTCGTCGAGGCGCTCGGGCACATAGCGCGCGAACGCCTTGGACGGAAACACGGGGGCGACCGTGTCGGTCTTCTCGACGGTGAACGTCGCGCTCTTCTCGCCGGCGGCGAAGTCGTGCTGGAAGATCAGCTCGCCGTAGGCGATGCCCTCGCCCTTCGGGTCCTTGGCCTGCGGGGCGACGTTCGTGACCTGGTAAGGCAGCACGTGGCCCTGCGCGTCCTTCACCGCGATGCGCTGGAGGAGCGCGCCGGGGAGGTGCTTGTTCACTTCGGACCAGGGGACGGTGATCGTCTCGGAAGGACGGGCGATGTCCAACGTGTGCGTGACGGTGAGCGTGATTTTCTCAGCCGCCAGCAGCGAGCTCGACAGCAGCGCGAGCCCGGCAAACAGGAGTTGGGGTTTCATAAAACGGGGTCAGCGCGCGAGCCAGCCGCCGTCGACGGCGATGGTGTAACCGTTGACGTAGTCGGAAGCGGAGGACGCGAGGAAGACGACGGCGCCCTTCAGGTCGTCGGGCGTGCCCCAGCGGCCGGCGGGGATGCGGTCGAGGATGGCGGCGGAGCGCTTCTCGTCGGCGCGGAGCGGCGCGGTGTTGTCGGTCGCCATGTAGCCCGGGGCGATGGCGTTGCAGTTGATGCCCTTCGAGGCGAGTTCGTTGGCGATGAGGCGGGTCAGACCCTGCACGGCGCTCTTCGAGGCGGTGTAGGACGGGACGCGGATGCCGCCCTGGAACGAAAGCATCGAGGCGATGTTGATGATCTTGCCCTTCCCGCCGCGCGACACGACGTCGTTGCAGAACGCCTGACTGAGGAAAAACACGGCGTCGATGTTGATGCCCATGACGTCGTCCCA
The Candidatus Didemnitutus sp. genome window above contains:
- a CDS encoding DUF4861 domain-containing protein, with protein sequence MKPQLLFAGLALLSSSLLAAEKITLTVTHTLDIARPSETITVPWSEVNKHLPGALLQRIAVKDAQGHVLPYQVTNVAPQAKDPKGEGIAYGELIFQHDFAAGEKSATFTVEKTDTVAPVFPSKAFARYVPERLDDFAWENDKIGHRTYGPALAEPANGTGKEVLVTNGLDIWCKRVSYPIVDRWYNKGHDHYHKDEGEGMDMYNVGPSRGCGGLGVWDGKALWVGRNYKAWKVIANGPVRAIFELTYETWMANGVMVSEAKRFTVDAGHNLDQIDSTFQITGAKEIVVGIGLNKTPADKGQEPKVATTPTPADGSITQWVEQKTNGALGTAILVASDAFQGFAEDDRNQLILAKVAAGQSLRYFAGAGWSKAGEFTTYQAWKDYVANAAARARAPVTVTLTAN
- the kduD gene encoding 2-dehydro-3-deoxy-D-gluconate 5-dehydrogenase KduD; amino-acid sequence: MSTVLDSFKLTGKTAVVTGAARGLGQGMALALAEAGANIVAVDILPADDTVKQVQALGSKAVAVVGNLGDRASIPQVIATAKQTFPALDILVNCAGIIRREDFVKFSEKDWDDVMGINIDAVFFLSQAFCNDVVSRGGKGKIINIASMLSFQGGIRVPSYTASKSAVQGLTRLIANELASKGINCNAIAPGYMATDNTAPLRADEKRSAAILDRIPAGRWGTPDDLKGAVVFLASSASDYVNGYTIAVDGGWLAR
- a CDS encoding glycoside hydrolase family 88 protein — its product is MLKRLLCYTSLSLAAVTAVANETNLSVMERVADWQLAHPAPKWKSTDWHNAAFYAGAMALVEVSPSPRFREAMVRMGEGNGWKLGERIYHADDHAVGQTYADLYRAAKDARMIGPMRERFDYILAHQKDDNLLFDEKQNPGRTDRWSWCDALFMSPPAWAKLTQVTGEAKYLEFAVAKWWVTSDYLYDRSEHLYFRDSSIFPKKEKNGAKVFWARGNGWVLGGLVRMLQSMPADHPARAKFVSQFREMSERIAALQNADGYWRASLLDPASYPMQESSGTGFFCYGLAWGINEGLLDRAHYEPVVRKAWSALLACVKPDGRLTHVQPVGFTPVTFDENSTEPYGVGAFLLAGREMIRLEAAK